The following proteins are co-located in the Solanum pennellii chromosome 8, SPENNV200 genome:
- the LOC107026774 gene encoding abscisic acid receptor PYL3-like, with product MVSIMNVDRKISSEDEYIRRHHRHDVRDNQCSSSLVKHIKAPVHLVWSLVRRFDQPQRYKPFVSRCIVQGDLEIGSVREVNVKSGLPATTSKERLELLDDDEHIFGVKIVGGDHRLRNYSSIITVHPKVIDGRPGTMVVESFVVDVPDGNTKDETCYFVEALIRCNLKSLADVSERLAVQGHMEPIDRM from the exons ATGGTCAGCATCATGAACGTTGATAGAAAAATTAGTAGTGAAGATGAGTATATTAGGAGACATCATAGACATGATGTTAGAGATAATCAGTGTAGTTCATCACTTGTAAAGCATATTAAAGCTCCTGTTCATCTT GTTTGGTCATTAGTGAGGAGGTTTGATCAACCACAAAGGTACAAACCATTTGTTAGCAGGTGCATCGTGCAAGGGGACCTTGAAATCGGAAGTGTTAGGGAAGTGAATGTTAAGTCCGGACTCCCAGCTACCACAAGCAAGGAGAGGTTAGAGCTTCTAGATGATGACGAGCacatttttggtgtaaagatcGTAGGTGGAGATCACAGGCTTAGG AACTACTCATCAATTATCACCGTTCACCCGAAGGTCATTGACGGAAGGCCTGGAACAATGGTAGTCGAGTCATTCGTGGTGGATGTACCAGATGGGAATACTAAGGATGAAACTTGTTACTTTGTCGAGGCCCTCATCCGGTGTAACCTCAAATCACTAGCTGATGTATCAGAGCGCTTAGCCGTGCAGGGCCATATGGAGCCTATCGACAGAATGTAG